A window from Clupea harengus chromosome 14, Ch_v2.0.2, whole genome shotgun sequence encodes these proteins:
- the cga gene encoding glycoprotein hormones alpha chain, which produces MIIPTKSCVASLLLVSILVHVGDFYPNSDIATVGCERCHLGVNDFFSKPGPQVYQCMGCCFSRAYPTPLRSKNTMMVPKNITSEATCCVARQYETVSVYGVNVQNHTECHCSTCYHHKS; this is translated from the exons ATGATTATACCAACAAAGTCTTGTGTGGCATCCCTTTTGCTGGTATCAATACTTGTTCACGTAGGAGATTTCTATCCCAACAGCGACATCGCAACCG TGGGCTGTGAGCGGTGTCATCTGGGAGTGAATGATTTCTTCAGCAAGCCCGGACCTCAAGTCTATCAGTGTATGGGATGCTGCTTCTCAAGAGCTTATCCTACTCCTTTGCGATCCAAGAATACAATGATGGTCCCAAAAAACATCACCTCAGAGGCAACATGCTGTGTGGCCAGACAGTATGAAACG GTGTCCGTCTATGGTGTGAATGTGCAGAACCACACAGAATGCCATTGCAGCACATGCTACCATCACAAGTCTTag
- the LOC105895867 gene encoding 5-hydroxytryptamine receptor 1E, giving the protein MNISSCSLVQEQKLFDAGTVLIVSFLTVLTLITALLNCTVILAICTTRKLHLPANYLICSLAITDLLVATLVMPLSILYIATETWMLGHIVCEAWLSMDMICCTCSILHLCAIAVDRHWSITSALEYTCKRTPRLTAVMVTIVWTLSVLISVPPLFWRSNRCITQCTIEHDHVTYTIYSTFGAFYIPMALILILYCRIFVAAKTLYQRRSVTTNLCSNGEKNGRFPSVQFVCVSQTSTPNPGKPIELVVNKDSDIPCPNVFQSTLEEDKERSQLYAIRERRAAQTLGLILGAFVLCWLPFFVKELMVGFGILQPSQHMSNFLTWLGYTNSLINPLLYTSFNEDFKQSFKRLLQCRRV; this is encoded by the coding sequence ATGAACATAAGCAGCTGCTCATTAGTGCAGGAGCAGAAGTTGTTTGATGCTGGGACGGTATTGATTGTGAGCTTTCTGACTGTCTTGACCTTGATCACTGCTCTTTTAAACTGCACCGTCATTCTGGCTATTTGTACCACCAGGAAACTCCACCTGCCGGCCAATTATTTAATCTGCTCATTGGCAATCACGGACCTTTTGGTAGCCACACTGGTGATGCCACTGAGCATTCTGTACATTGCCACAGAAACATGGATGCTGGGACACATTGTTTGTGAGGCATGGCTAAGTATGGACATGATCTGCTGCACCTGCTCTATCCTCCACTTGTGTGCCATTGCCGTGGATCGCCACTGGTCCATTACCAGTGCCCTGGAGTACACCTGCAAACGGACCCCACGGCTCACCGCTGTCATGGTGACCATTGTGTggactctctctgtcctcatctCAGTTCCACCACTGTTCTGGAGGAGTAATCGCTGTATTACTCAGTGCACAATTGAACATGATCATGTTACCTACACAATTTACTCCACATTTGGAGCTTTCTACATCCCAATGGCTCTGATCCTTATATTGTACTGCAGGATCTTTGTTGCTGCTAAAACCCTGTACCAGAGACGAAGTGTCACCACAAATCTGTGTTCTAATGGAGAAAAGAATGGACGTTTCCCCTCCgttcagtttgtctgtgtgtcccagACGTCCACTCCTAATCCAGGAAAACCAATAGAGCTTGTGGTCAACAAAGACAGTGACATCCCCTGCCCAAATGTGTTTCAGAGTACCCTGGAGGAGGATAAAGAAAGGAGTCAACTGTATGCCATTCGAGAAAGGAGAGCGGCCCAAACACTAGGCCTCATCCTGGGAGCGTTTGTGCTCTGTTGGCTGCCTTTCTTTGTGAAAGAGTTGATGGTAGGCTTTGGGATTCTCCAGCCATCACAGCACATGTCCAACTTTCTCACTTGGCTAGGCTATACTAACTCTCTCATTAACCCACTGCTGTATACAAGCTTTAATGAGGACTTTAAGCAGTCCTTTAAAAGACTACTGCAGTGCCGCAGGGTATGA